From one Peredibacter starrii genomic stretch:
- a CDS encoding D-alanine--D-alanine ligase, with product MKKKNVLLLCGGGSSEHEVSLRSVKYYEDCMAQMPNVNTIKIEIDKQGQWVDAKGKRYLLDGKRYLRAFEQDGAPGTLIDVAIPCIHGSPGETGDLQSYFEMIGLAYFGCNSETSKMCFNKITTKMWATALGVANTPYIFVSENNEESAKKVEEFQKTHGDIVIKASNQGSSVGCYMIEAGKDTRKALNDAFALSPFVLIEKRMRPRELEVSAYEYDGKLQISYPGEIVTPSSTFYTYEEKYSSASESKTFIRAENVTPEQVKTITDYATKLYHGLKIRHLSRIDFFLDDGKIYLNEINTFPGSTSISMFPKMLEANGHSFVSYLEQHIASL from the coding sequence TTGAAAAAGAAAAACGTACTCCTCCTTTGTGGAGGAGGCAGCTCAGAACATGAAGTTTCCCTTCGTTCAGTGAAATACTACGAAGACTGTATGGCACAGATGCCAAACGTTAATACGATCAAAATTGAGATCGATAAACAAGGTCAGTGGGTAGATGCCAAAGGAAAGAGATATCTTCTGGATGGTAAACGCTACCTTCGTGCCTTCGAACAAGATGGTGCACCTGGAACGCTGATTGATGTGGCGATTCCTTGTATCCACGGTTCTCCCGGTGAAACAGGCGACCTTCAGTCATATTTTGAAATGATTGGTCTCGCCTACTTCGGTTGTAACTCTGAGACTTCGAAAATGTGCTTTAACAAAATCACAACCAAGATGTGGGCCACTGCGCTTGGTGTGGCGAATACGCCGTACATCTTTGTTTCTGAAAACAACGAAGAAAGTGCTAAGAAAGTTGAAGAGTTCCAAAAAACTCATGGCGATATCGTGATTAAAGCTTCTAACCAAGGTTCTTCGGTTGGATGTTATATGATCGAGGCCGGAAAAGACACTCGCAAAGCTCTTAATGATGCTTTTGCACTTTCACCATTCGTTCTGATTGAAAAGCGTATGCGTCCTCGTGAGCTCGAAGTTTCGGCCTATGAGTATGACGGAAAACTCCAGATTTCTTACCCAGGTGAAATCGTAACTCCTTCTTCGACTTTTTATACCTATGAAGAGAAGTATTCTTCGGCCAGTGAATCAAAGACTTTCATTCGTGCGGAAAACGTTACGCCTGAACAAGTGAAGACTATTACTGACTACGCTACTAAGCTTTATCATGGTCTAAAAATCAGACATCTTTCTCGCATCGATTTCTTCCTGGACGACGGAAAAATCTACCTGAACGAGATCAACACTTTCCCAGGTTCTACATCGATTTCGATGTTTCCTAAGATGTTAGAGGCAAATGGGCACTCTTTTGTGTCTTACCTCGAACAGCATATCGCTAGCTTATAG
- a CDS encoding 2-oxoacid:acceptor oxidoreductase family protein yields the protein MSYKILNGNELLIQGALEAGFNLYTGYPGSPLADFFNILFEEKEEMQKKGIRVVIANSEANAAAMASGAKMAGQNVLVAMKSMGLHVASDALSVGNFANPGGEIKSGVVVAVGDDPWSISTSTPADSRYLFKHLHMPFLEPSSPQELKDWMAKALELSQESSVYTGILLTTFMAEGGGRVHVHAEKEVSKDLVTLDPSKFNLSSNVMVPPNSLIADKEMILNRFPKVKEALAKLNLDEISGNETSEIGIISSGGVFETLKQVLEESGLIEKFALYKAATSYPFNDKQLLPFVKNRKTIVVVEEKRGFLEGEVRAFLGQHQIQAEVHGKEFRTKDGFVEGFPAFGGLSYEILYQKLNHLQDILEWNKNDVDCALPVKLNIPVPKRLPTFCPGCPHRETLSIMKDVRGSLADKNINLISHGDVGCYSLSFLEPFKEMHDLSAMGQGGSLGAGADLFTTNPSVVLMGDSTFFHSGMTSISNSVQMGHNITYILLDNDNTAMTGHQVTPRTGVSVEGHVRPRQNILDVARSLKVDVAMEVNPSDRYFYKNLLLDFVQKPGVKVIVSSKECGLTFHGRKKREERKVFSKGETEKVREFYQINTLACEDCRACVEMTGCPGLSQTNDAYGTKVMIDPQICVSDSYCTKIKACPSFELVKVSDYHPTKYKTHSSEKLSFGEFAEPTLKKNLNDIANGSDYRTIVIGVGGSGVTTISRIIAEAATTMGGRDDLQFKFMDQKGLAQRNGSVISHLSIYSAKKVHGPVVPVASADLVVSPDLLEGARALDYLGPQGLLIVDDEFQVPLSILLDRGIETDVTTALALQEELKTKLGDRVIMAPLKQMSFERFQRPVYASAMILGIAYQSGRLPFTIDDLNKAFASAVPKAEFAANWEAFNMGRDWFNKRGEVQKKVATTDNTDLWKKSAGMAAYPWQSSTKYADLWSSYTKMLSERLPEVAVTHIQQYVHDLIVFDQGKNLGEFYQNALELKKLYSGSELLVALRILAKTYWIKDEVFVSHLMISPVKVAADKERYENLGTSFEVVHINRPSFLVAGKKIEFDFSPKGWMLKLMRHMRVLRMLMPEWHSTEKEISKKTRTEILSTTLSKKRLMELDNIKGYREVRYKFAKKFLGK from the coding sequence ATGAGCTATAAGATTCTTAATGGCAATGAATTACTAATTCAAGGCGCCCTGGAAGCAGGGTTTAATCTCTATACAGGTTATCCTGGTTCACCCCTGGCCGACTTCTTCAACATTCTCTTTGAAGAAAAAGAAGAGATGCAAAAAAAAGGCATCCGCGTTGTCATCGCAAACTCTGAAGCGAATGCTGCAGCAATGGCATCAGGTGCGAAGATGGCAGGGCAGAACGTTCTCGTCGCCATGAAGTCTATGGGACTCCATGTTGCTTCAGATGCTCTGTCGGTTGGTAACTTCGCTAATCCGGGTGGGGAAATTAAATCTGGCGTGGTGGTAGCGGTTGGTGATGACCCTTGGTCAATTTCAACTTCAACTCCGGCCGACTCTCGTTATTTATTTAAACATCTGCATATGCCTTTCCTTGAACCGTCTTCTCCTCAGGAGCTTAAAGATTGGATGGCAAAGGCGCTGGAACTTTCTCAGGAGAGTTCGGTCTATACCGGAATTCTTCTCACAACTTTTATGGCCGAAGGTGGTGGACGCGTTCACGTTCATGCAGAGAAAGAAGTTTCAAAAGATCTAGTGACTCTTGATCCTTCAAAGTTCAACTTATCTTCGAACGTGATGGTGCCACCAAACTCACTTATCGCAGACAAGGAAATGATTCTTAATCGTTTCCCGAAAGTGAAAGAGGCCCTCGCGAAATTAAACCTTGATGAAATCAGCGGCAACGAAACTTCTGAAATTGGTATCATTTCTTCTGGTGGTGTTTTCGAGACACTTAAACAAGTTTTGGAAGAATCAGGTCTGATTGAAAAGTTCGCTCTCTATAAGGCCGCCACTTCATATCCATTTAACGATAAACAACTTCTTCCATTCGTGAAGAATCGTAAAACCATCGTGGTGGTGGAAGAGAAACGTGGCTTTCTTGAAGGAGAAGTTCGCGCTTTCCTTGGTCAGCATCAGATTCAGGCGGAAGTTCATGGTAAGGAATTCAGAACGAAAGATGGCTTCGTAGAAGGCTTTCCCGCTTTCGGAGGACTTTCTTACGAGATCCTTTATCAAAAACTAAATCATCTCCAGGACATTCTTGAGTGGAACAAGAACGATGTGGATTGCGCTCTTCCGGTGAAATTAAATATTCCGGTGCCGAAGCGTCTTCCGACATTCTGCCCTGGTTGTCCTCACCGTGAAACTCTGAGCATTATGAAGGATGTTCGCGGTAGCCTAGCGGATAAAAACATTAATCTTATTTCTCACGGAGACGTGGGATGTTACTCGCTTTCATTTCTTGAACCATTTAAAGAAATGCATGACCTTTCGGCCATGGGCCAGGGTGGATCACTTGGTGCGGGTGCGGATCTCTTCACCACCAACCCATCAGTGGTTCTTATGGGAGACTCAACGTTTTTCCATTCAGGTATGACATCAATCTCGAACTCTGTTCAGATGGGTCACAACATTACTTATATTCTTCTCGATAACGACAATACAGCGATGACCGGTCACCAGGTGACTCCGCGTACAGGTGTTTCGGTGGAAGGACATGTTCGTCCACGTCAGAACATCTTAGACGTAGCTCGTTCGCTAAAAGTCGATGTTGCAATGGAAGTGAACCCATCGGATCGTTACTTCTATAAAAACCTTCTTCTAGATTTCGTTCAGAAGCCGGGTGTAAAAGTTATTGTTTCAAGTAAAGAGTGTGGTCTGACTTTCCACGGACGTAAGAAGCGCGAAGAGCGCAAAGTTTTCTCAAAAGGGGAGACTGAAAAGGTCCGTGAGTTCTATCAGATTAATACTCTTGCTTGTGAAGACTGTCGCGCATGTGTTGAGATGACGGGATGTCCTGGTCTTTCTCAAACCAATGATGCTTACGGAACCAAAGTGATGATCGATCCACAAATTTGTGTGTCGGATTCATACTGTACAAAAATCAAGGCCTGCCCAAGTTTTGAACTTGTGAAGGTAAGTGATTATCACCCGACAAAATATAAAACTCACTCAAGTGAGAAGCTTTCATTTGGAGAGTTCGCTGAGCCAACTCTTAAAAAGAACTTAAATGATATCGCTAATGGCTCTGATTACCGCACGATCGTGATTGGTGTAGGTGGTTCCGGTGTCACGACGATTTCTCGTATCATCGCTGAGGCCGCAACTACCATGGGTGGACGTGACGACCTTCAATTCAAGTTTATGGATCAGAAAGGTCTCGCTCAACGTAACGGTTCGGTGATCAGTCACTTAAGCATCTACAGTGCTAAGAAAGTTCACGGTCCAGTAGTGCCAGTCGCTTCTGCAGATCTAGTGGTTTCTCCGGATCTACTAGAAGGTGCTCGTGCCCTTGATTATCTTGGACCTCAGGGACTTCTCATCGTGGATGATGAATTCCAAGTTCCTCTTTCAATCCTTCTTGATCGTGGAATCGAGACTGATGTGACAACGGCTTTGGCCCTTCAAGAAGAACTAAAAACAAAGCTTGGTGATCGCGTGATTATGGCGCCACTTAAGCAAATGAGCTTCGAGCGCTTCCAGCGTCCGGTTTATGCTTCTGCCATGATTCTGGGGATTGCTTATCAATCAGGACGTCTGCCATTTACAATTGATGATTTAAATAAGGCCTTCGCTTCAGCTGTTCCTAAAGCAGAGTTCGCTGCCAACTGGGAAGCGTTCAATATGGGACGTGACTGGTTTAATAAACGTGGCGAGGTTCAGAAGAAGGTAGCAACAACTGATAACACTGATCTTTGGAAAAAGAGTGCTGGTATGGCAGCTTATCCATGGCAATCGAGCACAAAGTACGCTGACCTTTGGTCTTCATACACCAAGATGCTTTCTGAACGTCTTCCTGAAGTAGCAGTGACCCATATTCAGCAGTACGTTCATGACCTAATCGTTTTTGATCAAGGTAAGAATCTCGGAGAGTTCTATCAGAACGCCCTTGAGCTTAAAAAGCTCTATTCGGGTTCAGAGCTTCTTGTTGCGCTTAGAATTCTGGCAAAAACTTATTGGATTAAGGATGAGGTTTTCGTGTCTCACCTGATGATCTCTCCCGTTAAAGTCGCGGCCGATAAAGAACGTTATGAAAATCTTGGAACTTCTTTTGAAGTGGTTCATATCAACCGTCCAAGTTTCCTTGTGGCCGGCAAGAAGATTGAATTTGATTTCTCCCCTAAGGGCTGGATGCTGAAACTAATGAGACATATGCGTGTTCTTCGCATGCTTATGCCTGAGTGGCACTCAACTGAGAAAGAAATCTCTAAAAAAACCAGAACTGAAATTCTCTCTACGACACTTTCTAAGAAGCGTCTCATGGAGCTGGATAATATTAAAGGCTACCGTGAAGTGAGATACAAGTTCGCAAAGAAATTCCTCGGAAAGTAG
- a CDS encoding NYN domain-containing protein gives MEDTILISQSVAILVDGNNIERSLESEHRDQNMMINFDVLIPRLLGGRGLNRLIYFREGKNISSKLAERLHSKYHGSVRPCHKSADIPLSIKATQLASKVDAIIILSGDSDYVELVRHLKSEGVRVEICAVPSTTAGVLLEEADYFHPIVKEDCFSLNQSGTKKKSRK, from the coding sequence ATGGAAGATACAATTTTAATTTCACAATCCGTGGCCATTCTGGTGGACGGAAATAATATCGAAAGATCCCTCGAAAGTGAGCATCGTGATCAAAACATGATGATCAATTTCGATGTCCTCATTCCTCGTCTTTTAGGTGGCCGAGGTCTCAATCGTCTCATCTACTTCCGAGAGGGAAAAAACATTTCCTCAAAGCTTGCAGAACGCCTGCATTCAAAATACCACGGTTCCGTCCGCCCTTGTCATAAGAGTGCTGATATTCCTCTCAGTATTAAGGCCACGCAACTTGCAAGCAAGGTCGATGCGATTATTATTCTATCTGGTGACTCTGATTATGTGGAACTCGTTCGTCACTTAAAATCAGAGGGTGTTCGAGTTGAAATCTGTGCGGTTCCATCGACTACTGCGGGGGTTTTATTGGAAGAGGCCGACTATTTCCACCCAATAGTTAAGGAAGATTGTTTCTCCCTTAACCAGAGTGGAACTAAGAAAAAATCTCGAAAGTAA
- a CDS encoding HD-GYP domain-containing protein produces the protein MLATQGFHSFIEQHRLSLKLRPILVGELYLARKLEHPVYIFKNGFFYPVINEGSVPSKDQINALIKNSHKEVYVYPSDVVEIKKNLETALVKVTRSLSVGDPLENGTKDMKLLSLNLSGLYQNPHSDEMLMLQFQSTQNLSKFLLENKKFQPYFYQNLIRENFHFTLSQPMLSSVLLLSFLQSIHLFHDKEVENLFLASYLKDIGISMIPGDKYDLKTLTTRDQELFANHADFSFDLLEGRVPLSKNYLTIIKHHHFLNDKMKDLLQRDKKKMKDPEIIFGIESTLVSVFDILVAMTSERPYRKSMSLYQSLELIKKMMADDYPQEFRALVVFLKQFYKN, from the coding sequence ATGCTTGCCACACAGGGTTTCCATTCATTTATTGAGCAACATAGGCTTTCGTTGAAGCTTAGGCCTATTCTTGTGGGTGAACTTTATCTCGCCCGTAAACTCGAGCACCCGGTTTATATCTTCAAAAATGGCTTTTTCTATCCTGTGATTAATGAGGGCTCAGTACCTTCTAAGGATCAGATTAATGCCTTGATCAAGAACTCCCATAAGGAAGTCTATGTCTACCCTTCTGACGTGGTAGAAATCAAAAAGAACCTTGAAACGGCACTGGTTAAAGTGACTCGCTCGTTGTCTGTTGGTGACCCATTGGAAAATGGAACAAAAGACATGAAACTTTTGTCGCTTAACCTGAGTGGTCTATACCAGAATCCCCACAGCGATGAAATGCTGATGCTTCAATTTCAAAGCACGCAGAACCTGAGTAAATTCTTATTGGAGAACAAGAAGTTTCAACCATACTTTTACCAAAATTTGATCCGTGAAAATTTCCACTTCACATTGTCGCAGCCAATGCTCTCTTCAGTGCTTCTTCTTTCGTTTCTGCAATCGATTCATTTGTTTCATGACAAAGAAGTGGAGAACCTGTTCCTTGCGAGCTATTTAAAGGACATTGGGATCTCGATGATCCCAGGTGACAAATATGATCTGAAAACTCTGACCACTCGAGATCAGGAGCTCTTCGCTAATCACGCTGACTTTTCTTTCGATCTCTTAGAGGGACGAGTACCTCTCTCGAAAAATTACCTGACTATTATCAAACACCATCACTTTCTGAATGATAAAATGAAGGACCTTCTTCAACGTGATAAGAAGAAGATGAAGGATCCTGAGATCATTTTTGGAATTGAAAGCACGTTAGTGTCTGTCTTCGACATCTTAGTCGCCATGACGAGTGAGCGCCCCTATCGTAAGAGCATGAGTCTCTATCAATCACTCGAACTCATTAAGAAGATGATGGCCGATGACTACCCTCAAGAATTTAGAGCACTCGTTGTTTTTTTAAAACAATTTTACAAAAACTAA
- the thrS gene encoding threonine--tRNA ligase, producing the protein MAKYDLDTLRHSTAHLMAQAIMELYPNDKVQLGIGPTIENGFYYDIDMAKKLADEDLKTIEEKMKEIIKRNLPVVRHEVSRDEAMKLFADRGQTLKTELIRDIPEGEVISYYTQGDTFFDLCTGPHVEKTSDLTFYFKLLHTAGAYWRGDQTRPMLQRIYAACFSSKEELRDYLTQLEEAKKRDHRKLGKELELFIFDPVAPASPFFMPKGALVYNGLVEFMRRIYNKFDYQEVITPQVLDVDLWHTSGHYEKYHENMYFTQIDEREFALKPMNCPCHMLMFSHHRYSYRDLPLRFADFGRLHRYEKSGVVAGLTRVRTFCQDDAHIFIQFDGIQEEIKTLMKMFFIGYEHFGFKKIKIGLSTRPEMRVGSDETWDKAEAALKAALDASGKEYFVNEGDGAFYGPKIDIQVADALGRYFQLGTIQLDFQLPDRFDLKFQNASGEMERPVVIHRALLGSLERFIGVYLEHVGGAFPFWLSPEQAVIVPVKNELHLEAANALAKQLKQKGFRVRVDDRNESMGLKTRQAQTGKIPFMLVMGDKEIEDKAVAVRKYGEQKSEVMAQTALMNLFETLDLEKVPAALREV; encoded by the coding sequence ATGGCGAAGTATGATTTAGACACTTTAAGGCACTCAACTGCCCACCTAATGGCCCAGGCTATTATGGAACTTTATCCAAACGACAAAGTTCAACTTGGTATCGGTCCAACCATTGAAAATGGTTTTTATTACGACATCGATATGGCCAAGAAACTCGCTGATGAGGATTTGAAAACCATCGAAGAAAAAATGAAAGAGATTATTAAGCGTAATCTCCCAGTTGTTCGTCATGAAGTTTCTCGTGATGAGGCGATGAAGCTTTTCGCTGACAGAGGCCAGACTCTTAAAACAGAACTTATTCGCGATATTCCTGAAGGCGAAGTTATTTCGTATTACACTCAAGGTGATACGTTCTTCGATCTATGTACAGGTCCACACGTTGAGAAAACTTCTGATCTGACTTTCTACTTTAAGCTCCTTCATACAGCTGGTGCTTACTGGAGAGGTGATCAGACTCGTCCGATGCTTCAGCGTATTTATGCTGCTTGTTTCTCTTCAAAAGAAGAGCTTCGTGATTACTTAACTCAACTTGAAGAAGCAAAGAAACGCGATCACCGTAAACTCGGGAAAGAGCTAGAGCTTTTCATCTTCGATCCGGTTGCTCCAGCTTCTCCGTTCTTCATGCCAAAAGGTGCGCTCGTTTATAACGGCCTTGTGGAATTCATGAGACGCATTTATAACAAATTCGATTACCAGGAAGTAATTACTCCACAAGTTCTCGATGTAGATCTTTGGCACACTTCTGGTCACTACGAAAAATATCACGAGAACATGTACTTCACGCAAATTGATGAAAGAGAGTTCGCGCTAAAGCCGATGAACTGTCCTTGTCACATGCTTATGTTCTCTCACCACCGTTACTCTTACCGTGATCTTCCACTTCGCTTTGCGGACTTTGGTCGTCTTCACCGTTATGAGAAGTCTGGTGTGGTAGCAGGTCTGACTCGTGTTCGTACATTCTGTCAGGACGATGCTCACATCTTTATTCAATTCGATGGCATTCAAGAAGAAATCAAAACTCTGATGAAAATGTTCTTCATCGGTTATGAGCACTTCGGATTTAAGAAAATCAAAATTGGTCTTTCGACTCGTCCGGAAATGCGCGTGGGATCTGACGAAACTTGGGACAAAGCTGAAGCGGCCCTTAAAGCGGCGCTTGATGCTTCTGGAAAAGAGTACTTCGTTAACGAAGGTGATGGTGCTTTCTACGGTCCAAAAATTGATATTCAAGTGGCAGACGCTCTTGGACGTTACTTCCAGCTTGGTACGATCCAGCTAGACTTCCAACTTCCAGATCGCTTCGACCTTAAATTCCAAAACGCCTCTGGTGAGATGGAGCGTCCGGTAGTTATTCACCGTGCTCTTCTTGGATCTCTAGAGCGCTTCATTGGTGTTTACCTTGAGCACGTGGGCGGTGCTTTCCCGTTCTGGTTATCTCCAGAGCAGGCAGTAATCGTGCCGGTGAAAAACGAGCTTCACCTTGAGGCCGCAAACGCATTAGCAAAACAACTTAAGCAGAAAGGTTTCCGCGTTCGCGTGGATGACCGTAACGAATCAATGGGTCTTAAAACTCGTCAGGCGCAAACTGGAAAAATTCCGTTCATGCTTGTTATGGGTGATAAGGAGATTGAAGACAAAGCAGTTGCTGTACGTAAGTACGGTGAGCAGAAGTCTGAAGTTATGGCCCAAACTGCATTAATGAACCTGTTTGAAACATTGGATCTGGAAAAAGTTCCGGCCGCACTTCGCGAGGTTTAA
- a CDS encoding MBL fold metallo-hydrolase, whose protein sequence is MSKIIDAVSIVMTCGDEIFAIQRQNYLAAFPGYWAFPGGKVEKEDSDFCSDQELCKHIDLRLFGAVVREGKEEFGIDLHEEIKKGNVRSVDYLGLAVTPDFNPYRFATYFFKIDLKQKLDFVVDQNEAVFAEWMSAEQLLKKYNEGKVLAVPPVIKVIETLGRQPDVKHIENLITTYDNTKYVPYIENLKGMRQIMPLSHTLPPATRTNAFLIGDDVRIIVDPSPQDNDEYEKFKNTVALWGAHKILITHHHPDHYERANLYAREMNLPMLISRDTHMRITRLKPAFFDGVQVEFVKEGDVVTSWLGNDVLVMEIPGHDEGQIALYSKDLSWYLAGDLFQGIGTVVIGGEEGDMRKYFSTLERIIKLSPKVLFPSHGIGLGGTAILEKTLAHRKQRESQILNLHLEGLTPEQMLEKIYADVNKNLWPYALENIHKHLTKLKQDKMIS, encoded by the coding sequence ATGTCTAAAATAATTGATGCTGTTTCGATCGTGATGACCTGTGGTGATGAGATCTTCGCCATTCAAAGGCAGAACTATCTGGCGGCATTCCCTGGCTACTGGGCCTTCCCTGGTGGAAAAGTCGAGAAAGAAGACTCTGATTTTTGTTCAGATCAAGAACTCTGTAAGCACATTGATCTAAGACTCTTTGGGGCCGTTGTTCGAGAAGGCAAAGAAGAATTCGGGATTGATCTTCATGAAGAGATTAAGAAAGGTAATGTGCGCTCAGTGGATTACCTGGGCCTCGCTGTTACACCTGACTTTAACCCTTATCGTTTTGCCACATACTTCTTCAAAATTGATTTAAAGCAGAAATTAGACTTCGTGGTTGATCAAAATGAAGCCGTCTTCGCTGAATGGATGTCGGCCGAACAACTTCTGAAGAAGTATAATGAAGGGAAGGTGCTGGCGGTTCCTCCGGTGATTAAGGTCATTGAAACCCTAGGTAGACAACCCGACGTTAAGCACATCGAGAATTTAATCACGACCTACGATAATACGAAGTACGTGCCCTATATTGAGAATTTAAAAGGCATGAGACAGATTATGCCTTTGTCACACACACTTCCGCCTGCGACACGCACTAACGCCTTCTTAATCGGCGACGATGTGAGAATCATCGTAGACCCGTCTCCTCAAGATAATGACGAGTACGAGAAGTTTAAGAACACGGTGGCACTTTGGGGCGCTCATAAGATTCTCATTACTCACCATCATCCGGATCATTATGAACGAGCAAATCTATACGCTCGTGAAATGAACCTTCCTATGCTTATTAGCCGTGATACTCATATGAGAATCACACGCTTAAAACCTGCTTTCTTTGACGGCGTTCAAGTTGAATTCGTGAAAGAAGGCGATGTCGTGACTTCGTGGTTAGGTAATGATGTTCTGGTGATGGAAATCCCAGGTCATGACGAAGGACAAATTGCTCTGTATTCAAAGGACCTAAGTTGGTACCTGGCGGGCGATCTCTTTCAGGGTATTGGCACAGTGGTGATCGGTGGGGAAGAGGGCGATATGAGAAAATACTTCTCGACTCTTGAACGCATCATCAAGCTTTCACCGAAAGTGCTTTTCCCTTCACATGGAATTGGTCTTGGTGGAACGGCGATCTTAGAAAAGACCCTTGCTCATAGAAAACAACGTGAATCACAAATCTTAAATCTTCATCTGGAAGGTCTCACACCTGAACAGATGCTTGAGAAAATCTACGCTGATGTTAATAAGAATCTCTGGCCATACGCTTTGGAAAATATCCACAAGCATCTAACCAAACTCAAACAAGATAAAATGATTAGTTAA
- a CDS encoding peroxiredoxin-like family protein, translating into MILVFSLLTGQAFAREGIGAPLSRKKSTIENAPKQVVDFYEKNIQQMKASGLEKKALKLGDKAPEVEVTIGGETMPLSYVYGARPLILKFYRGGWCSYCLTELKDLQEVNDNVEKAGAQILAITPDTDEMIQKTRETNKLTGFDIVSDKGHGIASKFGLVYDVDSNVADQLKKQGIDLAAYQGDDKADLSIPATYVINTKGEVIFSYVDADYRNRATKDELFSAIRSLKKK; encoded by the coding sequence ATGATATTGGTTTTCAGTCTCCTCACAGGCCAGGCCTTTGCGCGAGAAGGTATCGGAGCTCCTCTTTCGAGAAAAAAATCTACCATTGAAAATGCTCCAAAACAGGTGGTGGATTTCTACGAAAAAAATATTCAACAAATGAAGGCCAGCGGTCTTGAAAAAAAGGCCTTGAAGTTAGGGGATAAAGCCCCAGAAGTTGAAGTCACCATTGGTGGCGAAACGATGCCACTTAGTTATGTCTACGGAGCTCGCCCTCTCATCTTAAAGTTTTATCGTGGTGGTTGGTGTAGTTATTGTTTAACAGAACTAAAAGACCTACAAGAAGTGAATGATAACGTGGAAAAAGCAGGTGCCCAGATCCTCGCCATCACTCCTGATACAGATGAAATGATTCAAAAGACCCGCGAAACAAATAAGCTGACTGGTTTTGACATAGTGAGTGATAAAGGTCACGGAATTGCTTCAAAATTTGGTCTTGTTTATGACGTCGACTCAAACGTTGCGGATCAGCTAAAAAAGCAAGGGATTGATCTGGCCGCATATCAAGGCGATGATAAAGCAGATCTTTCAATCCCCGCAACTTATGTGATTAATACCAAAGGCGAAGTGATCTTCTCATATGTGGATGCTGATTATCGAAATCGCGCCACTAAAGACGAACTTTTCAGCGCCATCAGAAGTCTAAAAAAGAAGTAA